One genomic window of Polyangium aurulentum includes the following:
- a CDS encoding sigma-70 family RNA polymerase sigma factor, giving the protein MGQVDKIRLPLRSGEHNARYRSAAEGRPAGDARPRTDRPRPVARPSAPRRAAATSPRPASQSAEHGNDATDLYLRGLAQSHPLTREGEAEIGRRIESAEHAALDALASLPEGLRAIAALADDVAAGLEETRALLLNGDAPEAPGAEDDLFALLRHARDLVAQAGEDRSVLEQFAAEIARGLRELRLDPTVLMRVEDAFRAEIARAAGSDREALLQATLSRAARARREAAKAKGDLVQANLRLVVATARHYQNRGVPLLDLVQEGNLGLMRAADKFDWKRGYRFGTYAAWWIRQSIERALLYQGKDVRMPVHLSTSRRKVLRAQKTLSQQNARDPSQEEIAELSGVPLDKVHAVRTLAMTPVSLDAPVGDEGDARFGDFLQSEDDAPDESLAQRRMLEQTAALLDTLTPREREVLRLRYGLDGESDHTLEEIGRSFSLSRERIRQIESKALAKLRAFSQEKELNTYLDG; this is encoded by the coding sequence ATGGGTCAAGTAGACAAGATCAGACTGCCGCTCCGCTCGGGCGAGCATAACGCACGCTATCGTTCGGCCGCCGAAGGCAGGCCCGCAGGGGACGCTCGTCCCCGCACGGACCGCCCTCGCCCGGTCGCGCGCCCCTCGGCGCCCCGACGCGCCGCGGCCACCTCGCCGCGCCCCGCGTCGCAATCCGCCGAGCACGGCAATGACGCCACCGATCTCTACCTCCGCGGCCTCGCGCAGAGCCACCCGCTCACCCGCGAAGGCGAGGCCGAGATCGGCCGTCGCATCGAATCGGCAGAGCACGCCGCGCTCGACGCGCTCGCCTCGCTCCCCGAAGGCCTCCGCGCCATCGCCGCCCTCGCGGACGACGTCGCGGCCGGGCTCGAGGAGACGCGCGCGCTGCTCCTGAACGGCGACGCGCCCGAGGCGCCCGGCGCAGAGGACGACCTCTTCGCCCTGCTCCGCCACGCCCGCGACCTCGTCGCGCAGGCTGGCGAGGACAGGAGCGTCCTCGAGCAGTTCGCGGCCGAGATCGCCCGCGGGCTCCGCGAGCTGCGCCTCGATCCCACCGTCCTCATGCGGGTCGAGGACGCATTCCGGGCCGAGATCGCCCGCGCAGCAGGCTCCGACCGCGAGGCCCTGCTCCAGGCGACGCTCTCCCGCGCCGCGCGCGCCCGCCGCGAGGCCGCAAAGGCAAAGGGAGACCTCGTGCAGGCCAACCTGCGCCTCGTGGTCGCGACGGCTCGGCATTATCAGAACCGCGGCGTCCCCCTGCTCGATCTCGTGCAGGAGGGCAACCTCGGCCTGATGCGCGCGGCGGACAAGTTCGACTGGAAGCGCGGCTATCGGTTCGGCACCTATGCCGCCTGGTGGATCCGCCAGTCGATCGAGCGGGCCTTGCTCTATCAAGGCAAGGACGTGCGCATGCCCGTCCACCTCTCGACGAGCCGCCGCAAGGTGCTGCGGGCGCAGAAGACGCTCTCGCAGCAGAACGCGCGCGATCCTTCGCAGGAGGAGATCGCGGAGCTTTCGGGCGTGCCCCTCGACAAGGTGCACGCGGTGCGCACCCTGGCCATGACGCCCGTCAGCCTGGATGCGCCGGTCGGCGATGAAGGAGACGCCCGCTTCGGCGATTTCCTCCAGAGCGAGGACGACGCGCCCGACGAGAGCCTGGCGCAGCGGCGGATGCTCGAGCAGACGGCCGCGCTCCTGGACACGCTCACGCCGCGCGAGCGAGAGGTCCTGCGCCTGCGCTACGGCCTCGACGGCGAGAGCGACCACACGCTCGAGGAGATCGGAAGGTCGTTCTCGCTGAGCAGGGAGCGAATCCGGCAGATCGAGTCGAAGGCGCTGGCGAAGCTGCGGGCGTTTTCGCAAGAGAAGGAGCTGAACACGTATCTGGACGGCTGA
- a CDS encoding VOC family protein yields MTANGRFVWYDLITTDLAAARAFYTEVIGWTLTKFGETDYSMWTAPGDQAVGGIELMPEEARKSGVPPHWLAHIQVEDVDATVKKAQELGGRVHVPPTDIPNVGRFAIIADPQGAVFSAFKPSDQTEHDPKGPGTFGWAELNTTDYESAWKFYSELLGWKPTMAMDMGPGFGTYFMFGVSPDNPEKSLGGMSNAATMMQAPAHWMHYITVADLEGTLARVTEKGGRVLNGPMDVPGGDRIAQCLDPQGGFFAVYARGGGQ; encoded by the coding sequence ATGACTGCGAATGGCCGTTTCGTTTGGTACGATCTCATCACCACCGACCTCGCGGCCGCGAGGGCCTTCTACACCGAGGTCATCGGCTGGACGCTCACGAAGTTCGGCGAAACCGACTACTCGATGTGGACAGCGCCGGGCGATCAGGCCGTCGGCGGCATCGAGCTGATGCCGGAGGAGGCGCGGAAATCGGGCGTACCGCCGCACTGGCTCGCGCACATCCAGGTCGAGGACGTCGACGCCACCGTGAAGAAAGCCCAGGAGCTCGGCGGGCGCGTCCACGTCCCCCCCACCGACATCCCGAACGTGGGCCGATTCGCGATCATCGCCGATCCGCAGGGCGCGGTGTTCTCGGCGTTCAAGCCGAGTGACCAGACGGAGCACGATCCCAAGGGGCCGGGCACCTTCGGCTGGGCCGAGCTGAACACGACCGACTACGAGAGCGCCTGGAAGTTTTACTCGGAGCTGCTCGGCTGGAAGCCCACGATGGCGATGGACATGGGCCCCGGATTCGGCACCTACTTCATGTTCGGCGTCAGCCCTGACAACCCCGAGAAGTCGCTGGGCGGAATGTCGAACGCGGCCACCATGATGCAGGCCCCGGCGCACTGGATGCACTACATCACGGTCGCGGATCTCGAGGGGACGCTGGCGCGGGTCACCGAAAAGGGCGGGCGTGTCCTGAATGGCCCGATGGATGTCCCGGGCGGCGACCGCATCGCGCAGTGTCTGGATCCGCAAGGCGGGTTCTTCGCCGTGTACGCGAGGGGCGGCGGCCAGTGA